The Streptomyces nigra genome includes the window AGCGCGGGCGACCCCGCCGGCGGCCCCGGCGTGCTGTACGCCGACCGCGGCTACGACTACGACGTCTACCGCCGCGCCGTGCGTGAGGTGGGCATCCGCCCGGTCATCGCCTGCCGTGGGACCGGGCACCGGCTCCGACCTGGGCGTGCACCGCTGGGTCGTCGAAGCCGCCTTTGCGCTCCTGCACTGGTTCCGACGCCTGCGCATCCGCTGGGAGGTCCGCGACGACCTCCACGAAGCCTTCCTCAGCCTCGGCTGCAGCATCATCTGTCGGCGTCGCCTGAAGACCTCTTTTTGCTACGAGTCCTTAGTCGCAGGCGGAGGGCGGGCGCCCTTACGCCAACCACCTCCCGTCTCGCATGATGACTCGGCCGCGCAGTCGCCGACGCGCCTCTCAGCTGCTGTGAGGCAACGGAGATCCTTCGCCTCCCGCGAGCCTTGAGCGCACCCATGTCCCGTCGTCCGTCAGGTACCTGTCCACCGTCAGGCCCGCCTCCGCCAGAGCGTCGTCGAACTGGATCTTCGTCAGGGGGCGGGACAGGAACGTCTGGGTCCAGGTGGTGTCCGGGAACTCGTACTCCACGTGGACCGAGTTCGCCCCGTCACCTATCGGCTCCGCCGAGACGACTCGTACCGTGAAGCCGCTCGGGTCGATGCGCTCGCGGGGCAGATTCATGTGCCAGCCCTCGCCCTCGCGTTGGATCAGTACGCAGCCGCCCGGGGCCAGGTGGCGGACGCACGTGCGGAGCAGCGCCTGCCGTACTTCGACGTCGGCGGCGTGCACGAGGAACGAACCCAGCATCACCACGTCGAAGGACTCGCCGAGGTCCAACTCCTCGATCGGGCTGCATATCGTGCGCGCACCGCGAACGCGGTCCAGCATCTCCTGGGACTCGTCCACGGCCGTCACCGTGAACCCCCGTTCCAGGAGCGCGTGGGTCACGCGTCCCACTCCGGAACCCAGCTCCAGGATGCTCGCCCCCGGCGGCACGGCCGCGGCGACGATGTCCGGCTCGGTCCCGACCGGCAGTCGCGCGTACAGCTCGACCGCGCAGCCGTCCGGCGTGATCGCGCCCGGTCCGGTCCCTTGGTATCCCGCCCGCTTCGTCATCCCCATGTCCGTCATGCCCGTGCAACGGGTCGGCGCCGGGCCGCGGTTCCCCCACCCCGCCCGTTCCTCCGTTCGAGGGAAAGCGATGTGTCGCGCGGTTCAGCAGCTCTCGCCCGGGGAAGTTGCCACCGCCCTCAGCAGGTCCCGCACCAGGTCGAAGTCGATGTCGGCCGGTTTGCGGAACCGCAGGCAGCCTTTGCCCATGTCCTGCTCGCTCAGCCGGTCCGCGAAGGCTTCCCGGACGTCGCCGCGCATGAGGTAGAAGGACACGTACTGCTTCTGGCTCGCGAAGGCGATCTCGGGAGAGCCCTCCCGCTGATAGGTGGGCATGCCGTACGCCATCACCTCGTCGTAGCCCGTGAGCTCGGCCCGGCACAGCTGCCGCAGCCTGGTCAGGCCGGCCCTGCGCTCCTCGGGCAGCTCGGCCAGATACCCGTCGACGTCCGCCGCACCGCTCTGCACCATGGTGTGAGCCTAAGAGCTGCGAACAAGAGTGGAGCCCGGCTCGCGGACTCCACTTTTGTTCGGAGCTCTGAGCGACACCACCGGCGCGGACGGCGCTCGCCTCTCGCGGGGCGGTCAGGAACGCGGCGAGCCGGTCCAGGACGCCGGGCAGCACCCAGTAGTACACCCAGGTCCCACGCCGTTCGCAGTCGAGGAGGCCGGCCCGGCGCAGGAGCTTGAGGTGGTGGGAGATCGTCGGCTGGGGACAGGTCGAAGGCCGGTGTCAGCTCGCAGACACACACCTCGCCGCCCTCGCCCCGCGAGGCGATCATCGACACCAGACGCAGCCGGACCGGATCGCCCAGGGCTTTGAAGATCTTCGCCAGGTCGGCGGCC containing:
- a CDS encoding class I SAM-dependent methyltransferase, encoding MGMTKRAGYQGTGPGAITPDGCAVELYARLPVGTEPDIVAAAVPPGASILELGSGVGRVTHALLERGFTVTAVDESQEMLDRVRGARTICSPIEELDLGESFDVVMLGSFLVHAADVEVRQALLRTCVRHLAPGGCVLIQREGEGWHMNLPRERIDPSGFTVRVVSAEPIGDGANSVHVEYEFPDTTWTQTFLSRPLTKIQFDDALAEAGLTVDRYLTDDGTWVRSRLAGGEGSPLPHSS
- a CDS encoding iron chaperone codes for the protein MVQSGAADVDGYLAELPEERRAGLTRLRQLCRAELTGYDEVMAYGMPTYQREGSPEIAFASQKQYVSFYLMRGDVREAFADRLSEQDMGKGCLRFRKPADIDFDLVRDLLRAVATSPGESC